The window GGACCTTATTATAACAAATTTCCAATTGGATAAAGTGGAATCTaaggaaaaatatatataggtTTAATTCAATTAATCTGTTACACTTAAATAAGCCTATATAAACTACATCAgccaaaaaaataaatcatatcATATCGATAATGGCTTCAAAACTATTTCTCATCATGGCCGTAGTAGCAGCAGCGCTGCCGTTCGCCGCGGTGGCTGATTATGTTCGACCGCCGCCGCGCCCAATACTTAATTCCTCGTTGAGCTCGCTGCCACCTTCTATTCCTCAGCAGGTGACTCATCACTTTCATTCTTCTTTATGAAAATGCTCTGCAAAATTTGGCTTGcgtttaatgattttttttttatcatattacTAAATGAATGAAATATGATAGCTGTAAAAAGCTGTGAAAAATGGGTGATAGTAGGAAGGAATGTGGTTGAGCCATTTGTTAATGTGAACACTTTGACAAAACTTTGTTACTGTCTTGTCTAACTATACCATCTTCAATACTACACTAAAACCTAAAATTAGATAGATAATTAGCTTTAATGGTACTccaaatcaattttatttttgatttttgagtAAAAAATATTGTACCTATTTTTAGATTTACATTAAACTAAAACCAAAAactatttcaaattttgtgagttACTAAAAGACATAAAAGACATGatatagagaatattctttAAAGTccgagtttagtgtaaatggttggaggaAAGTCATATTTGATGTGACATTTACGTTAatatgagtttgagtttagtataaATGGTTTGAGATAGTGTAACAAAATTTATTGAAAAACTTTTAACTTTTGTGTTTCAACATCCTACATCCATCAACCATCAATTTAGCTATGGAAAAGCCTTGATGCTCTGAAAAAACTTGGAAAAATATATCTAAAACAGGTTATGGATTAAAGTTGTACGTTTCCTAcatatttttgtattaatatCCAATTCGAATTTAGAAAATAGAGCTTTTTTTTAGAATGCCTATTTTTGCTTTCTTTAAGGACCCGACCCATATGTTTTGTTTATTATGTTTCGTGAAATTTTATGTCTCTTTTCTTAAAATTTAccatagtactagtatttgacTTATTAATATACATTTGTGTATTGCGAAATTAGATGTGTTTTATTTGAATATAAGACTCGTAATTTCAATGTTTCATACCGGTGAAAGAACTAGCAAATTAACGAATCAAGatagaaatttattttgatttaagtTACGGTAAAAGACAAACAACAAGAAGATTAATATTTTACtaaattttcttaattattatttttttattttaggagaTTATTAATTTATGAGGCTGATGGGATCATGGGACCATAAATTTAAGAATCTCTTAAAAAACTATTCTCGTCATCCCATAAGTACTCcgtatttcatttttctttcttaATTGTCTCATTTCAAATCCATATTCCATTTAAGAAGTAATTGTATAAATCATTTATACTTTTTTATTATCCATAAAATGTGATAATTTGAGTGAGACAGATGAAGTACTCTCTTgtccataaaaaaaatactagtccACAATTTTAATCCGAAgatagagataaaaaaaataggtaaagtaagaatgatgaggaggaaaaataggtaaagtacgagagagaggagaaaaatTGGAAAAAGTATGAGggagaaactttccatttttagaatgagactattttttttggacatctcaaaatggcaaaatgagactatttttcgtggacagaatgagtattattttattgatttacaTGAATTTAGGTCCATATCTCCTTGGCCGGAGCTAACCACATGAGGATCTCATGGATCACACCCGACGAGAACGCTCCAAGCCTCGTCGTATACGGGACGTCGCCCAACACCTACCCCTTCACAGCTCAAGGAGAGAGCACTAGCTACCGTTACCTAACCTACAGATCCGGCACGATCCACCACACAGTCATCGGGCCACTCCGCGACAGCACCACCTACTTCTACAAATGCAGCGGGGTTGGTCCGGAGTTCCAGCTCCGAACCCCGCCGTCCAAGTTTCCCGTGACCTTCGCTGTCACGGGAGATCTAGGTCAGACCGGATGGACAAAGACGACTCTGGACCACACTGCGAAGTCCCAACACGACCTTCTCTTGCTCCCGGGTGACCTTTCCTACGCTGACTACCTGCAGCCCGGATGGGACTCGTTCGGACAACTGGTGCAGCCACAGGCAAGTGCAAGGCCGTGGATGGTCACACAAGGCAACCATGACGTTGAGCATATACCGATACTCAAACGTGGCTTCATCGCCTATAATGCGCGGTGGAAGATGCCGTATCAAGAGAGCGGTTCCGGGTCgaatctgttttattcattcGACGTAGCCGGAGTTCATGTTCTAATGCTTGGTTCCTATACAGATTACGATGTGAACTCCGATCAGTATAAGTGGCTCAAGGTATGACTACATATATGTTCGTTTGATAGCAGAATTGAACTTGAAAATTTTGGCCTTATACATAAACGGCGACCAACACACGCACATACAAAATTTATAATAGTATTCACTTCTTCTTTTGGTGATGGTAGGGCGATCTTGCGAAGGTGAATCGTGGAAATACACCGTGGATCGTCGCGGTACTCCACGTGCCGTGGTATAACAGCAACACGGCTCATCAAGGTGAAGGTGATGGCATGATGGCAGCAATGGAGCCCTTGCTGCACGCGGCTTCCGTGGACATCGTTTTAACTGGTCATGTTCATGCCTATGAACGCACGGTATGGTTTGTTTCTTCTATCTTTATTCAACCTTTGAGTTTCAGCTGAACTATTTTACTGCAAAAAAACAGAAACGTGTCTTCAATGGCAAATCCGATCCTTGTGGATTTGTACACATTACAATTGGAGATGGTGGGAACCGAGAAGGATTAGCGagcaagtacaaggagcagccTGAGTGGTCTGCCTTTCGCGAAGCAAGTTTCGGCCATGGTGTTTTCAACGTCGTGAATATAACTCACGCACTTTGGGGCTGGCACAGGAACGACAATGATCAACCTGTGGCGGCAGACAAAGTCTGGATAAATTCACTATCGAGTTCAGGGTGCCtggctaaaaagaaaaaagaactcAGAAAACTACTCTTGGCGCCATGAAACTGATGATTGTTCAACCAATTCTACAAACCATTTGTTTCATAAAGTCatgattttaattttggatTCTCAACTAGAATATGTGCCTCAGAGATCCTTTTTCTAATTCTTGGTTATGTCAGTTACCACAGACATGATCATTTATCTGTTTACAATTTTCAGACTAAGGCATGAAGATATATGTTCTTCTCTCATTGGACTTCTAATGTGTATTTTTTCCATGGATTCCAATACAAATACTATGAAATTCTATACATGAAATGCAATATATCTATCCTCATACTGACTTCGCATGGCGACAAACAAACAAGAGTCTAAACATAATTTCTACCATAGACTCAACCAATACCTCATTCTCTCTAGTTGTAACCGCCCACCATTAATGTGCCTTCATCCAAGTGTTCCATTGAGCCCTCTTTGATGAAAAAGCTGCAAAGATCTCACTCGCCTTCTTTTTTGCCCTTCCAGAGTATAATCTGTTCGTCTTTGAACAAGATAGGGACACACGGAACCAGATCCTAAACAAGAGAAGGAAAACCAAGGGTTCATAACTTCCTTCACAATCTAGGCATtaacttaataataataataatcagtTTTCGTACTCTTAGTTTGACACCAATTTTCTTGCAATCACTTGAGCCCACATGAGTGCAGTCTAATCTCACAACATCATTGGACTCAAATGCTGTCCTCACTTTCTCCACGACGTTCACATACACACCATTCCTAGCTGCAATGTGACATAGGACGCAATGTAAGTATCTGATTTGCTAAAAATCTCAGAATCTCAGAGTTATACAAGTAGTTTACTAAGTTTCATAATAGGAGGAGAATTAAGCCCTCTGTTTCGCTTCTCCTTAGTTTCTTCAAACGTCAGGCCATCAGCTACATTCTTCACTAGCTTGGGATATATTGGCGCGAGAGGCTTCCATAACATAAGTGGAATCTGCGGCCGTTTTCTGAGGTCATAGTTATGCCCACGATACAGGAGGAGGATATTCAAGTGACGGTATATAATCTTCCCCCGGTCTTGTCCTGCAAAAGCACTGCAACACTGGTTAGCTTATAAAAACGAGAGGAAGCTCGTACATGTGTCAAAGTTGTGAAGGTTTTAAACCTCGAGATGGAAACAGATGTTGTCCATGTCGAGAGTCGGCACCCCAAGCACTTTATTCTCACAGCCTCAGCCCTTTTCCAGTGGCTGTGTATATCTTCCAGTGTGTTATGTGTAACACCTCCTCTCCCTATCATCACATTGGGATCCAAATCAATCAATTCATCAAGGAAAGCaaacatatttaattattcagTTATAATCGAGTTCAGATGTAGCAAGATATTTCAATCAACGGAAAAAGCCCTAAATAATTTTTATCATTTGAGTTGATTCATATACATATAATTGGAGAAATCCTAGCAATGAGAATACAAATGCTTAATCATAACAAGCAAATACAACAGAATTTCAAAACTTACCCAAATTGATTTGGCGGGAGCAATTGCTGTGGCGATACTTCTCAACCAGCTCAGCAACCTCCTCGTCGGGAATCGGATCTCCAAGAACCTTCTGGCGCTCCTTCGCCAGCTTCTCCAAATCCGGCTTCACCCTAGCCGGGGCGGTGGTCCCGGTCCAATTCCGGTCGAGCCGACCTGGTCCGAAAGGGGAGAATTTGGGGGGTTCGCGGAAACCAATTGGCTCAACGCCGGGGCTGATCTCCGAGTAAGAGTACATGAAATCGAAGGGCAGCTCAGGGGGTTTCTCAACGCTGTTGCTATTATTATCATTAACATTTGGTTGCTTGTCTTTCTTCTTTGcgggtttgatttttgttctGTTATGGAGTGTTTCTGGGCGTTTGGAGGAAAATGGAGGGTCGTGAATTTCTTCTAATGCTGCCGCTGCCGATGGCGGAGAGTGGCTGAGGAATCGGAATATGGCGGGGAGGCGagtggatgaggaaggagatggATGGATTGCTCGACGCCATGAAAATAGCTTCAACATGTTGCAGAGAAGAGTGAGTTACCGAATTTCCCCCAATTAAGTGTTCAAGTGAAATGAAAATGCTTAGTAGTCCATACTCCATAATTATAgtgaacaaaaaaattaaatttgaaagtAGTACTTTGTGCATGTTTATTGGGCCCTGGCCCCAATAAGATTCATTTATTAAAAGGTTATTAGAGTATCCACGATAAGGGAGCCCGGGCGGCCGCCGACTCCGCGGTGGCGCTGCGGCTCCCTATTGCGATGGACAGCTTAGCCCGGGCGGGGAGGGGCGGACACGCCATCGCCGAGTAGTCAGCGTGGACGGGGCTGAGGGGGAGGGGGGGGGGGCGCTGACCGCGGCTGGCTATTGCACGGAGCCGCGAGCCGCGGCACCCCGGAAACTCCATTTTTTGGCTGCCAGTCTTACTAAGTCTACACAAGCCTAAACTTTGAATACATACATTATAATTCCAATTTATAAATTAAGATATGATCTATATTGTTCACTTCATTAAAGTCAAAATTTTGACGAACTAAGGCCATCTATAACGCATGGTGGAAAGGAGGGGTCGACCGCACATGGGGTCTGGCCCGAGGCCGGCAGCGTTGGAGGTGGCGTGGGAGGGATCTGGCCTGCGTCTGGGATGATGGAGGGGGCTTTGGACACGCCTGTTTGCCGCCCGTCTCGGCATTGTgggtaggggtgtgcattcgggtttcggttcggttttttgctaaaaccgaaccaaaactgaaaaaccgaatttagttcaaaatccaaaccgaaccgaacccgaaaaaccgaaaaaccgaaaaccgaactttaaaaaccgaaaaacccgaacaaaaccgaaaaaccagaaaaaaaaaccaaaaaacctgaaaaaataaatataatataaatatatatttatatttatatatgtgtattttattttattttatatatactaatagaatatttatatataatataaaattaataaaacatataatatatattatatagtagaatatattaaaaagaatatattattatataatataatatattaaattaatagaatatatatatataaattcggttttttggtttttttcttcgcccgaatcgaaccgaaaaaccgaaaaaccaaaatttttttatttttaaaaccgaaccgaaccgaaaaaaccgaaccgaatttcaaaatttcggtttggttcggttcggatattcggtttccgatttttttgctcacccctaattgTGGGCGCACGGGTTGGATCCGAActctttttataaaaaaaaatgaatttttcctattattattttattcctatcCCCTAAATTCTTCTAGTATGGAGTGGTTAAACTACTACCAAGAAAGAAACTATGACCAAAATACAAGAATTCCTccaaaatacaaattaatattctaaaaacaAACTACATAGTGAGCAAGGTCAATATATTGATAATCACAACACCACCAAACTAGAAAGGGAACCCAAAACCAACAGATCCCAGTTAACTTCAAGACAAGATTTTTCTGAACTCACAAATGGAAATAACTTTAAAAACCAACCACATACCAAGGATCATTAGTTTCAAAAATGTAGTGAAATTTATTGtgacttttataatttttattatcatattttCACCACTAGTACTTATTATCTAGAAATCAATCAGTATAATATTGAACAAAATTTATACAGAAGTTATATGATACAAATGAAAATGACATCAATTGTAGCGAGACaattaagaaatttaaaaatattataacttAATTAGCTGATTTTACAATTTctctatttaattaattaattaataatactactccattacTTTACAGCTTTTAACAAATTACTATGCATGCAATGCACTGGGATCACGTatagcatctccaatgcacggatgtcccactcggacatccactagaacttcccaaaaacacctcctggcacgtcactaggacttctcatcccactgccacgtcactaggacttccccttcacaatccgcccttcccatcgcccttcccactaggacttcccgcaattaaaaaaaatcacaattatttaattacgtaacggaattgtaattttgacacggaatacgggaaaattacataataaaaaagaaaaaatacatagtcatacaaaaaagaaaaaatacatagtcatacaaaaaagaaaaaatacatagtcatacaTTCTCGGATGtccaacgagccgtatatatagagttttttttaaaaaaataaataaataccgGACGTCtgacccggacgtccgacccatgccacaatggcggacgtccgcccgcccgtcgcccggacgtccgaggacatgcGACGTCCATACGGGACATCCGTATCCGAGTGCCTTcgttacaatggcggacgtcccagtcgcccgtcgcggatgtccgaccggacgtccgccattggagatgctctaagagttTTCATCCTCTCTTTCTAAATTTTGTCTTTGATTTCCATCGAATTTATACAATCTATAGACTgatttaattcttaattaaattcaatagtgaataaaaataagtaaataaatataacGGTGAGTACATGATTGGATCTGCACGGTGCGGACGTCATGAGTACCTCTTAACATagttaatgaaaaataattattgaaaatttgaaacatGATATAAATAGGAATTTGTGTCCTTGCTTGGCTTTGCTTCTATTTAATTCATGAATCTCAAAAGGTtaataatcatttaaaattttaaatcatgaagttttgTCAAATTCTTATCGAACTttgaaattagaatattaaattatgaattttcaatttttctcagTTGTCCTATTAATGCACAAAATATCGTCTTTTAACGATATTCAAAATGACGTGTTTCattaacataaatatttttcttttatattcatttattttattatttctcttgTTATTTTATTGATAGATTATCGTTTTTAACATCATCAAAAGACCTCGATATGTGCATGAATGagacaattaagaaaaattaaaaaattcgtTCAATTTCAAAGTTATGGAATAAACCAgaattttgaccaaatttcatgatttaaatgagtattatccttatataaaaatagtaattGAAAAGTAAGTCTTTTATTACATATGAGTAGTAAGAAAACATCAAATTAACAATCATGTTCGCAAATACAGAGTCTTGGGCCAATATTTCCAGAACAACTTGACTTGCCTTCGACATATTTTGATACACACTTAATTTGACAACAATCGTCGCCGCAAACTCCTCCACCACAACATATTTTTTCTCCACATTCGCCGAATCCGGTTAAACATTTTTCTGCTCTTCCCACCTCAACTGCCAAAATAATATCTATTTTTCTCACAATATACAATTAAATATACTATAAGAACTAAAAAATTATACTTGTGCACCTCATTACTCATTTGGTAATACTATAACAGGTAGTATTATGAGTAAAAGAGAGAACTTGAAGATCAAAACatgtattttgaattttgaaacaataaTTTTCTTATGTTTCGTTGTAATTTAATTATAGATGTTTTTGCACAACGATTATacaaaataccaaattaaaatgCGACAAtagtatacaaataaaaatgtttTGTCTTTTGAAACTTGGTAAAACCCCTCATTTCTTGCATGTGTCTATGCCATTGGATACAGGATTAGACACAAATactatttagaaaaaaatataaacaagatTAAAATACCCCTCAAACCATAGATTAAAACTGATTGGTAATTTAGAAACCTAGTATTGTATAATATGTTGAAAATGTGGCTAACTAAATAATTTACCTGAGGCAAAAGTAAGAATCAACAGAATGCAAATGGATTGATAGATTGAAGCCATTTTCGTAATTAGATTCGTTGTTTATATTTCAGAATTGAAAGATAGAGATGCCATATACTCCATgcaaatggagtatatatatggAAGTTTTGCAGTTAAGACATTGTTTACATTAATATATTTTGCCAGATTTAAGAATGGGTTTTCCATTCATATATTCCATGGCCACACAATTAATAATTTAGTCTATTTTATTGTTGTGTTAATTGTTAATTTCCTAAAATCGTACAATAGAAAAGAGACTGCATAATAAGATAAGAGGATTAAATTTGGCGTGGGCTTTACTTTACAactaaagaaaaaaaggaaagtgctccaaaaaataaaaaataaaaaataaaaagttacaATTACAATGTCACTTCGCAGTAAAAATTTGATGGTCCTTCCATACCAAATGGCATGATGATTTGGTATACCTCACCAATAATTTCTTAACAAATGGACATAAAAAGGACCCACGTGTCACATCTATTTAACATCAACTCATaattccattaattaatttatgaaaaGTAGCATAATACTATTTAATAAGAATTATCATACCTTAGAATTGGCAATGTCATATAATacaatatatatgcatattAACTTCATAATATAATTGTAATATTTCACTCATAAAAAGGTAATCATAGTATTATATTCTTTCAGGtcaagaaaaaatattatactattataattattataattgtttgatagtagtattattttgagACTGATGGGTAAgagtttttttctttatttttatattcatacataaaattgataaaattaaaatttatgactataacttatattttatatagctttcaattattattatgttaaaaattattaataaaatttaatatgagGATTCACTATCTTATCTTCATGCAATTAAAATGAACTTATTAGTAAAAGAAGAActtcaattataaaataaaacaaagagtattttaataatatattaaaagttACAAATAATAACATATTCCACTGTCTATGTAGTCAAACaaacacatacatatatattttataaaaaacttTGGAGGAAAACTTACCCATGGAATTCAAAAGGGATGGAGAATTGAAAATAATTTCTTATCTATATTGTATGAAAACACCGAATGAAAATTGAATAGACataagaatatttttattttataagagAGATGTTGGAGTATATTTCATTCTAATTCTATGGTATGATAATTCcatatttaatagtattatactaCTTTTCATAAATTGATTAATGAAACCGTTATATTAGTGAATTGATGTTAAATAGATGTGGCATGTAGaccatttttttatatctaGTTGTCAAGGAATTATTGGTGAGGTATACCAAATCTTCACGCCACTTGATATGGAAGGACCATCAAATTTTTTCCCGACCACTAAGTCTCACACAAACGGATCAACATCGAATCTAGGAATTTTTATTTAGCATGCGATAACTGATTGCAAAGACTTAGAGCTTCAAAATCTGACTCATCATTGTTCTTCTCTTGTAAGAAATTTTCTTTCCTCTATTCCATCcttcaattaaaattttgtttctatttttttttctagataAAACTTCACTGTAGGTAAAAAGTGGATTAATTTGTAGTGCTACTTTAGTTTTGAAGAGCGTGTTATAGTTACTAAAATTTGATCTTTTGGCTTATTTGAGCAAAACCTTCATTTAAAATTGCACTAAAAGAcgtttatttaaatttatagtagtagGTTTCTACTACTAGACcgtttatatttattattttataaaaacaggATCTCGGTATAATATTAGCAGAAAATTTGTGGTGTAAATGTATTCCTTGTTCCCCTGCTGAGTCTGCCCAAGCTTGAAGTCGATAATTAGGTGAACTCTTTCTACTTTTGTTCTAGTAtagtaatggaattccattttaataaaGAGGTTTAGATGTattccgactcagggagtgacgcacaacaattatgcgtcgttattaatgaacgacgcacaacccttatgcgtctttagttaatgacgcacaagggttatgcgtcgttcaaagacgcataagaattatgcgtcttaccctagtgatgcataaccattatgcgtcacactggtaagcattttcgcctgtcacccgggtgacccgggttcgatccctGGCAACGGCACAATTTTTTAagtgattagtatttgataaaaatgagttattctaaacatttatttttggcaaatagaTATT of the Salvia splendens isolate huo1 unplaced genomic scaffold, SspV2 ctg177, whole genome shotgun sequence genome contains:
- the LOC121789221 gene encoding purple acid phosphatase 18-like, yielding MASKLFLIMAVVAAALPFAAVADYVRPPPRPILNSSLSSLPPSIPQQVHISLAGANHMRISWITPDENAPSLVVYGTSPNTYPFTAQGESTSYRYLTYRSGTIHHTVIGPLRDSTTYFYKCSGVGPEFQLRTPPSKFPVTFAVTGDLGQTGWTKTTLDHTAKSQHDLLLLPGDLSYADYLQPGWDSFGQLVQPQASARPWMVTQGNHDVEHIPILKRGFIAYNARWKMPYQESGSGSNLFYSFDVAGVHVLMLGSYTDYDVNSDQYKWLKGDLAKVNRGNTPWIVAVLHVPWYNSNTAHQGEGDGMMAAMEPLLHAASVDIVLTGHVHAYERTKRVFNGKSDPCGFVHITIGDGGNREGLASKYKEQPEWSAFREASFGHGVFNVVNITHALWGWHRNDNDQPVAADKVWINSLSSSGCLAKKKKELRKLLLAP